A single window of Streptomyces aquilus DNA harbors:
- a CDS encoding ricin-type beta-trefoil lectin domain protein produces MALAAALLLVLSAAGTSFSSALGAPVPDTRSATAASAGCGKAPTLTSGNHTIQSGGQNRSYILRVPAGYDSNHPYRLVFGFHWRGGTANDVDSGGTDGYNWSYYGLRRLADQANNSTIFVAPQGNGNGWANPGGQDVAFVDAMVSQIESGLCVDTTQLFSAGFSYGGAMSYALACSRATVFRAVAVYSGANLSGCNGGNQPIAYMGLHGLRDNVLPIQSGRDLRDTFVRTNGCTPQNPPEPAYGSLTHTITTYSGCRSGYPVVWAAFDGAGHDPGPIDGSTGDGWRTWTSAAVWQFFTQFGSNQPPPPQSGNQQIIGQQSGRCVDINNSTTANGTQAQLWDCNGGSNQRWTYSTGKQLVVYGNKCLGVGQGAGNGTPAAIWDCNGQSDQQWNINPDGTITAVQSGLCLDANGQGTANGTKIQLWTCSGGANQHWRLQN; encoded by the coding sequence ATGGCCTTGGCGGCCGCGCTACTTCTCGTCCTGAGCGCCGCGGGCACCTCGTTCAGCAGCGCTCTCGGCGCACCCGTGCCGGACACCAGGTCCGCCACCGCGGCAAGCGCCGGCTGTGGGAAAGCCCCGACACTGACCAGCGGCAACCACACGATCCAGAGCGGCGGCCAGAACCGCAGTTACATCCTGCGGGTCCCCGCCGGCTACGACAGCAACCACCCCTACCGGCTGGTCTTCGGCTTCCACTGGCGGGGCGGCACGGCGAACGACGTCGACTCGGGCGGCACGGACGGCTACAACTGGTCCTACTACGGCCTCAGGCGCCTGGCGGACCAGGCGAACAACAGCACGATCTTCGTCGCACCCCAGGGCAACGGCAACGGCTGGGCCAACCCCGGCGGCCAGGACGTGGCCTTCGTGGACGCCATGGTCAGCCAGATCGAATCAGGCCTGTGCGTCGACACCACCCAGCTGTTCTCCGCCGGCTTCAGCTACGGCGGCGCGATGTCGTACGCCCTCGCCTGCTCCCGGGCGACGGTCTTCCGCGCGGTCGCGGTGTACTCCGGCGCGAACCTCAGCGGCTGCAACGGCGGCAACCAGCCAATCGCCTACATGGGACTGCACGGCCTCAGGGACAACGTGCTGCCCATCCAGTCGGGACGGGACCTGCGCGACACCTTCGTCCGCACGAACGGCTGCACCCCGCAGAACCCGCCCGAGCCGGCCTACGGAAGCCTGACGCACACCATCACCACCTACTCCGGATGCAGGTCCGGATACCCCGTCGTCTGGGCCGCCTTCGACGGAGCGGGCCACGACCCCGGCCCCATCGACGGATCCACCGGTGACGGCTGGCGCACCTGGACGTCCGCGGCGGTGTGGCAGTTCTTCACCCAGTTCGGCTCCAACCAGCCGCCGCCCCCGCAGTCCGGCAACCAGCAGATCATCGGCCAGCAATCGGGACGCTGCGTCGACATCAACAACTCGACCACGGCCAACGGCACGCAGGCACAGCTGTGGGACTGCAACGGCGGCTCCAACCAGCGGTGGACCTACTCCACCGGCAAGCAGCTGGTCGTATACGGCAACAAGTGCCTCGGCGTCGGCCAGGGCGCGGGCAACGGCACCCCGGCGGCGATCTGGGACTGCAACGGGCAATCGGACCAGCAATGGAACATCAACCCCGACGGCACCATCACAGCAGTGCAGTCGGGGCTCTGCCTGGACGCCAACGGCCAGGGAACGGCCAACGGCACGAAAATCCAGCTGTGGACCTGCTCCGGCGGCGCCAACCAGCACTGGCGCCTGCAAAACTGA
- a CDS encoding ribosome-inactivating family protein, with the protein MVTLSVGQSNITLVFNARNLYVTGWRNNVTGEYWRLGAGPERLPQQNGDTHNRNWLNYTDMERAGQVDRGSLAITMGSIQGAVSELSNPRANDRDRARGLLILVQAFAEGEPVQRRQQLDAESHEPGSLDRRRALHDDAGDRRPTGRGAAEVGRSPQV; encoded by the coding sequence ATGGTCACGCTCTCGGTGGGCCAGAGCAACATCACTCTGGTCTTCAACGCACGGAACCTGTACGTGACCGGCTGGCGCAACAACGTGACCGGCGAGTACTGGCGCCTGGGCGCAGGGCCCGAGAGGCTTCCGCAGCAGAACGGCGACACGCACAACAGGAACTGGCTCAACTACACCGATATGGAGCGGGCCGGTCAGGTCGACCGCGGCTCGCTGGCCATCACCATGGGGTCCATCCAGGGCGCGGTCAGCGAGCTGTCCAACCCGAGGGCCAACGACCGGGACCGTGCGCGGGGCCTGCTCATCCTCGTCCAGGCCTTTGCCGAGGGAGAACCTGTCCAACGCCGCCAGCAACTCGACGCAGAATCACACGAACCCGGATCTCTGGATCGGCGGCGCGCACTTCACGACGATGCAGGCGATCGACGCCCAACTGGCCGTGGCGCTGCGGAAGTAGGGCGGTCGCCGCAGGTGTGA
- a CDS encoding glycoside hydrolase family 43 protein: protein MSAGPLPSRRLFLGMAAAVPLSTTGALTLGSRPASAATAAPSVMAYFTQSPRNLGTDYGLHLAVSTDTLQWMPLNQNNPVVTPTAGDGGLRDPFILPKQDGTYVVMATNLKGTDWTKKTPYIHVWDSPDLRSFDNYRLLKLHDMATHTWAPEAFWDASRGQYAIIYSAVNSSGHNVIMVNYTTDFQTVTAPQVFFDPGYDIIDGTLAKDVNGVNYLYYKGHNSLTGAKSTSLNPGSFTQFTSGLAPQGGIEGPILAEAAGTWYLWGDANALFYAYQTNDLSTGTWTATDRRLYTQPLNSKHADIKPIPQTVYDNMVAKWGKPAWNRLKSYNFPDRYWRQVDSLGRIDPYPFDPYTDSQWKLVPGLADPSGISFQSVTDPTRYLRHSYFQLRLDADDGTARFAQDATFHKTAGLADPSWSSFRSHNYPDRYIRHFNYALRIDPISTTTGRADATFSVWY, encoded by the coding sequence ATGAGCGCAGGCCCCCTTCCGTCGCGCCGGCTGTTCCTCGGCATGGCCGCGGCCGTGCCGCTGTCCACCACCGGCGCGCTGACCCTCGGCAGCCGACCCGCGAGCGCCGCGACGGCCGCCCCGTCCGTCATGGCCTACTTCACCCAGTCACCGAGAAACCTCGGCACGGACTACGGCCTGCACCTCGCCGTCAGCACCGACACGCTGCAATGGATGCCGCTGAACCAGAACAACCCCGTCGTGACCCCGACCGCGGGCGACGGCGGTCTGCGCGACCCGTTCATCCTGCCCAAGCAGGACGGCACCTACGTCGTCATGGCGACCAACCTGAAGGGCACCGACTGGACCAAGAAGACCCCGTACATCCACGTCTGGGACTCCCCCGACCTGCGCTCCTTCGACAACTACCGCCTGCTGAAACTGCACGACATGGCCACCCACACCTGGGCGCCCGAAGCCTTCTGGGACGCCTCCCGCGGCCAGTACGCCATCATCTACTCGGCCGTCAACAGCAGCGGCCACAACGTGATCATGGTGAACTACACAACGGACTTCCAGACGGTGACGGCACCTCAGGTCTTCTTCGACCCGGGCTACGACATCATCGACGGCACCCTGGCCAAGGACGTGAACGGCGTCAACTACCTGTACTACAAAGGCCACAACAGCCTCACAGGTGCGAAGTCCACCTCGCTCAACCCCGGCAGCTTCACCCAGTTCACCTCGGGCCTGGCGCCGCAGGGAGGCATCGAAGGCCCGATCCTCGCCGAGGCCGCCGGCACCTGGTACCTGTGGGGCGACGCCAACGCGCTCTTCTACGCCTACCAGACCAACGACCTCTCCACCGGCACCTGGACCGCCACCGACCGGCGCCTCTACACCCAGCCGCTGAACTCCAAGCACGCCGACATCAAGCCGATCCCCCAGACGGTGTACGACAACATGGTCGCCAAGTGGGGAAAGCCGGCCTGGAACCGGCTGAAGTCCTACAACTTCCCCGACAGATACTGGCGGCAGGTCGACTCCCTCGGCCGCATCGACCCGTACCCGTTCGACCCCTACACCGACTCACAATGGAAGCTGGTGCCGGGACTGGCCGACCCCTCCGGCATCTCCTTCCAGTCCGTCACCGACCCGACCCGCTACCTGCGACACTCCTACTTCCAGCTGCGACTGGACGCCGACGACGGCACCGCGAGGTTCGCCCAGGACGCGACCTTCCACAAGACGGCCGGGCTGGCCGACCCGTCCTGGTCGTCGTTCCGCTCGCACAACTACCCGGACCGCTACATCCGGCACTTCAACTACGCGCTGCGTATCGACCCGATCTCCACCACCACCGGCAGAGCCGACGCCACGTTCTCCGTCTGGTACTGA
- a CDS encoding alpha-L-arabinofuranosidase B, whose translation MIKRQWIRRARRTLLAAGATAALAAGLLTATAAPSQAATQGPCDIYAAGNTPCVAAHSTTRALYGAYNGPLYQVKRASDNATKDIGLLSAGGYADAAQQDSFCANTSCVITVIYDQSPKHNNLTQALRGHWPGPAENGNDNLANAFEAPVTVGGHKAYGVYVAPGTGYRNNNTNGIATGDQPEGMYAIFDGTHVNGGCCFDYGNAETTGNDDGNGTMEAIYFGTSTGWGSGSGTGPWIMADLENGLFSGVNRGVNTGDPTINHRFTTAIVKGGPNHWAIRGGNAQSGGLSTFYDGVRPNDTGYNPMKKQGAIILGIGGDNSNTGQGTFYEGVMTQGYPSDATENAVQANITAAGYNSGSTSTGTLTPGSRVSLKATTSPCCTSHYLRHNSADTKVVISSVNSASSATDKANATWIVRAGLANTSCLSFESADKPGQFLRHFNYQLYLNMDNGGTSFAQDATFCPTAGNSGVGTSFQSSNFPTKYLRHYNYTAYIAGNGGTNAWDNTASWAQDTSWLTAAPWN comes from the coding sequence ATGATCAAGAGACAGTGGATACGCCGCGCCAGGCGCACGCTGCTGGCGGCAGGGGCCACCGCCGCCCTCGCCGCCGGCCTGCTCACCGCCACGGCCGCCCCCTCGCAGGCCGCCACCCAGGGGCCGTGCGACATCTACGCCGCGGGCAACACCCCCTGCGTCGCCGCGCACAGCACCACCCGCGCCCTGTACGGGGCGTACAACGGCCCGCTGTACCAGGTCAAGCGCGCCTCCGACAACGCGACCAAGGACATCGGCCTGCTCAGCGCGGGCGGATACGCCGACGCCGCGCAGCAGGACTCCTTCTGCGCGAACACCAGCTGTGTCATCACCGTCATCTACGACCAGTCGCCCAAGCACAACAACCTCACCCAGGCGCTCAGGGGCCACTGGCCCGGTCCGGCGGAGAACGGGAACGACAACCTGGCCAACGCCTTCGAGGCGCCGGTCACCGTCGGCGGGCACAAGGCGTACGGCGTCTACGTGGCCCCCGGCACCGGCTACCGCAACAACAACACCAACGGCATCGCCACCGGCGACCAGCCCGAGGGCATGTACGCCATCTTCGACGGCACGCACGTCAACGGCGGCTGCTGCTTCGACTACGGCAACGCCGAGACGACCGGCAACGACGACGGCAACGGCACCATGGAGGCCATCTACTTCGGCACCAGCACGGGCTGGGGCTCCGGCAGCGGCACCGGCCCCTGGATCATGGCCGACCTGGAGAACGGCCTGTTCTCCGGGGTCAACCGCGGCGTCAACACGGGCGACCCGACCATCAACCACCGGTTCACGACCGCCATCGTCAAGGGCGGCCCCAACCACTGGGCCATCCGCGGCGGCAACGCCCAGTCGGGCGGCCTGTCCACCTTCTACGACGGCGTGCGCCCCAACGACACCGGCTACAACCCGATGAAGAAGCAGGGCGCGATCATCCTCGGCATCGGCGGTGACAACAGCAACACCGGCCAAGGCACCTTCTACGAAGGCGTCATGACCCAGGGCTACCCCTCGGACGCCACCGAGAACGCCGTCCAGGCCAACATCACCGCCGCCGGCTACAACAGCGGCTCGACCAGCACCGGAACCCTCACCCCCGGCTCGCGGGTCTCCCTCAAGGCCACCACCTCGCCCTGCTGCACCTCCCACTACCTGCGCCACAACAGCGCCGACACCAAGGTCGTCATCTCCAGCGTCAACTCCGCCAGCTCTGCCACCGACAAGGCCAACGCGACCTGGATCGTCCGCGCCGGACTGGCCAACACCTCCTGCCTGTCCTTCGAGTCCGCCGACAAGCCCGGCCAGTTCCTGCGCCACTTCAACTACCAGCTCTACCTGAACATGGACAACGGCGGCACCTCATTCGCGCAGGACGCCACCTTCTGCCCCACCGCGGGCAACAGCGGCGTCGGCACCTCCTTCCAGTCCTCCAACTTCCCGACCAAGTACCTCCGCCACTACAACTACACGGCCTACATCGCCGGCAACGGCGGCACCAACGCCTGGGACAACACGGCGTCGTGGGCCCAGGACACCAGCTGGCTCACCGCGGCTCCCTGGAACTGA
- a CDS encoding glycoside hydrolase family 43 protein — translation MSALRARLTVIMLAVCLLFTGQALTAPQRAAAADPGYLMVHFTGDSATGQMLYLAHSTDGLHWNDLNGGAPILNSKIGTKGVRDPALVRSPDGSKYWIIATDLCIRCGSTYQNGSPDFVVWESTDLVTWSKPWLLGAAGLIPGGKNAWAPEAIWNPETNDYVLYWATNATVNGIFKYRIYAARTKDFRTITTPQIWIDPPGSTPVVDTQMTEVPAGAGPYRYLRVSGDGQNNVEGSNSILGTWSNLGNLSSIGLTGNVVEGPVWMKFRDRDEWALYIDYNNPQGVREYRPILTTNPFDVSTYRLQPTTSYDMGGTAKRHGAITPLTDAEESRVLARWPNTPAQRLQSYNFPDRYVRQIDFDVRIDPNVSPVEDSQFRIRPGLAGTGTVSFESVNYPGYFLRHANYDFQLVRNDGSSQFAADATFRKVAGLADATWSSFQSYNFPDRYIRHYAYQLRLDPITTATARSDATFRVTS, via the coding sequence ATGTCTGCGCTCCGCGCCCGGCTGACGGTGATAATGCTCGCCGTCTGCCTCCTCTTCACGGGCCAGGCCCTCACCGCACCCCAGCGGGCGGCTGCCGCCGACCCCGGCTACCTGATGGTGCACTTCACCGGCGACTCCGCGACCGGTCAGATGCTGTACCTCGCGCACAGCACGGACGGCCTGCACTGGAACGACCTCAACGGCGGAGCACCGATCCTCAACTCGAAGATCGGCACGAAGGGAGTGCGCGACCCCGCACTGGTGCGCTCCCCCGACGGCAGCAAGTACTGGATCATCGCGACCGATCTGTGCATCCGCTGCGGCTCGACCTACCAGAACGGCAGCCCCGACTTCGTGGTGTGGGAGTCCACCGACCTGGTGACCTGGTCGAAGCCGTGGCTGCTCGGCGCCGCCGGACTGATCCCCGGCGGCAAGAACGCGTGGGCGCCGGAGGCGATCTGGAACCCCGAGACCAACGACTACGTCCTGTACTGGGCGACGAACGCCACGGTGAACGGCATCTTCAAGTACCGCATCTACGCCGCCCGCACCAAGGACTTCCGCACCATCACCACCCCGCAGATCTGGATCGACCCGCCCGGCAGCACCCCGGTCGTCGACACCCAGATGACCGAGGTGCCCGCAGGTGCCGGCCCCTACCGCTACCTGCGCGTCTCCGGCGACGGCCAGAACAACGTCGAGGGCAGCAACTCGATCCTCGGGACCTGGTCCAACCTCGGCAACCTCTCCAGCATCGGCCTCACCGGCAACGTGGTCGAAGGCCCGGTCTGGATGAAGTTCCGCGACCGCGACGAGTGGGCCCTGTACATCGACTACAACAACCCGCAGGGCGTGCGCGAGTACCGGCCGATCCTGACCACCAACCCCTTCGACGTCAGCACCTACCGGCTTCAGCCGACGACCAGCTACGACATGGGCGGCACCGCCAAGCGCCACGGCGCGATCACACCCCTCACGGACGCCGAGGAGAGCCGCGTGCTCGCCCGCTGGCCCAACACCCCCGCGCAGCGGCTCCAGTCGTACAACTTCCCGGACCGGTACGTACGCCAGATCGACTTCGACGTGCGCATCGACCCGAACGTCAGCCCCGTCGAGGACTCCCAGTTCCGGATCAGGCCCGGCCTGGCGGGCACCGGCACCGTCTCCTTCGAGTCGGTCAACTACCCCGGATACTTCCTGCGCCACGCCAACTACGACTTCCAGCTGGTCCGCAACGACGGCAGCAGCCAGTTCGCCGCGGACGCCACCTTCCGCAAGGTCGCCGGGCTCGCCGACGCCACCTGGTCGTCGTTCCAGTCGTACAACTTCCCCGACCGCTACATCCGCCACTACGCCTACCAACTGCGCCTCGACCCGATCACCACCGCGACAGCCCGCAGTGACGCCACCTTCCGCGTGACGAGCTGA
- a CDS encoding beta-L-arabinofuranosidase domain-containing protein: MSSSVSRRRLLQLAGATVAASATGSLIGASSAQAAVAPARTDIGALAHPFELGQVRLTASRWLDNQNRTQSYLRFIDVDRLLYNFRANHKLSTNGAAATGGWDAPDFPFRTHVQGHFLTAWAQLYAVTGDTTCRDKATYMVAELAKCQANNSAAGFSAGYLSGYPESDFTALEQRTLSNGNVPYYTIHKTLAGLLDVWRHIGSTQARDVLLALAGWVDSRTGRLTGQQMQAMLQTEFGGMNTVLTDLYQQTGDARWLTVAQRFDHAAVFDPLAANQDQLNGIHANTQVPKWIGAAREYKATGTTRYRDIATNAWNITVNAHTYAIGGNSQAEHFRAPNAIAGYLNKDTCESCNTINMLTLTRELFALYPDRAALFDYYERAWLNQMIGQQNPADAHGHVTYFTSLNPGGRRGVGPAWGGGTWSTDYGTFWCCQGTGLEMHTRLMDSIYFRNDTTLTVNMFVPSVLTWTERGITVTQTTTFPVSDTTTLQVTGSVSGTWAMRIRIPSWTTGATVSVNGVAQNITTTPGSYATLNRSWTSGDTVTVRLPMRIGIRPANDNANVAAITYGPVVLAGNYGDTSLSSLPSLTTSSVKRTSSSSLAFTATSSGSTVNLGPFYDAHGFNYTVYWNTTGNSVRLVNAGSGLLLGIQNMSTDNGGRALQWTDNGTADHNWEMITDGNAVRFRNANSGKVLGVLNMDTADGAIVLQWDDNGTADHKWTLLDQGDGTYKVRNVNSGKLLAIAGSSTAVGAFAVQDADDGTADNRWRIVPN; this comes from the coding sequence ATGTCCTCCTCCGTCAGCAGACGTCGTCTCCTGCAACTGGCCGGGGCCACCGTGGCGGCCTCTGCCACCGGATCCCTCATCGGCGCGTCTTCCGCCCAAGCGGCCGTCGCCCCCGCTAGGACTGACATCGGGGCCTTGGCCCATCCCTTCGAACTCGGCCAGGTCCGGCTCACCGCGAGCCGGTGGCTGGACAACCAGAACCGCACCCAGAGCTATCTGCGGTTCATCGATGTGGACCGGCTGCTGTACAACTTCCGCGCCAACCACAAGCTGTCCACTAACGGCGCGGCCGCAACCGGCGGCTGGGACGCGCCGGACTTCCCCTTCCGCACCCACGTCCAGGGGCACTTCCTCACGGCATGGGCGCAGCTGTACGCCGTGACCGGGGACACCACCTGCCGGGACAAGGCCACGTACATGGTCGCGGAACTGGCCAAATGCCAGGCCAACAACAGCGCCGCCGGCTTCAGCGCCGGGTACCTCTCCGGCTACCCCGAGTCCGACTTCACCGCTCTGGAGCAGCGGACCCTGAGCAACGGCAACGTGCCGTACTACACCATCCACAAGACCCTCGCCGGCCTGCTGGACGTATGGCGCCACATCGGCAGCACCCAGGCCCGTGACGTGCTGCTCGCCCTGGCCGGATGGGTCGACTCGCGCACCGGCCGGCTGACCGGCCAGCAGATGCAGGCCATGCTGCAAACCGAGTTCGGCGGCATGAACACCGTGCTGACCGACCTCTACCAGCAGACCGGCGACGCGCGGTGGCTCACCGTCGCCCAGCGGTTCGACCACGCCGCGGTGTTCGACCCGCTGGCGGCCAACCAGGACCAGCTCAACGGCATTCATGCCAACACCCAGGTACCCAAGTGGATCGGGGCCGCCCGGGAGTACAAGGCCACCGGCACGACCCGCTACCGGGACATCGCCACCAACGCCTGGAACATCACCGTCAACGCGCACACCTACGCCATCGGCGGCAACAGCCAGGCGGAGCACTTCCGCGCCCCGAACGCCATCGCCGGCTACCTGAACAAGGACACCTGCGAGAGCTGCAACACCATCAACATGCTCACCCTCACCCGGGAACTCTTCGCGCTGTACCCGGACCGGGCCGCACTGTTCGACTACTACGAGCGGGCCTGGCTGAACCAGATGATCGGCCAGCAGAACCCGGCCGACGCCCACGGGCACGTCACCTACTTCACCTCGCTCAACCCGGGAGGCCGACGCGGTGTGGGCCCGGCGTGGGGCGGCGGCACCTGGAGCACCGATTACGGCACCTTCTGGTGCTGCCAGGGCACGGGCCTGGAGATGCACACCAGGCTGATGGACTCCATCTACTTCCGCAACGACACCACGCTGACCGTGAACATGTTCGTGCCGTCGGTGCTCACCTGGACCGAGCGCGGTATCACCGTCACCCAGACGACGACCTTCCCCGTCAGCGACACGACGACCCTTCAGGTCACCGGCAGCGTCAGCGGAACGTGGGCGATGCGCATCCGTATACCGAGCTGGACCACCGGGGCCACCGTCAGCGTCAACGGCGTCGCCCAGAACATCACCACCACACCCGGCAGTTACGCCACCCTGAACCGCTCGTGGACCTCCGGCGACACGGTCACCGTCCGCCTGCCCATGCGGATCGGCATCCGACCGGCCAACGACAACGCGAACGTCGCCGCGATCACCTACGGCCCGGTGGTCCTGGCCGGCAACTACGGCGACACCTCGCTCAGCTCCCTGCCCTCGCTGACCACGTCCTCGGTCAAACGGACCAGCAGCAGTTCACTCGCCTTCACCGCCACGTCCAGCGGCTCCACCGTCAACCTGGGCCCGTTCTACGACGCGCACGGCTTCAACTACACGGTCTATTGGAACACCACCGGCAACAGCGTCCGTCTCGTCAACGCGGGCAGCGGCCTCCTGCTGGGCATCCAGAACATGTCCACGGACAACGGCGGCCGCGCTCTCCAGTGGACGGACAACGGAACCGCCGACCACAACTGGGAAATGATCACGGACGGAAACGCGGTCCGCTTCCGCAACGCCAACAGCGGCAAGGTACTCGGCGTCCTGAACATGGACACAGCGGACGGCGCGATCGTTTTGCAGTGGGACGACAACGGCACCGCCGACCACAAATGGACCCTGCTCGACCAGGGCGACGGCACCTACAAGGTCCGCAACGTGAACAGCGGCAAGCTGCTCGCCATCGCGGGCAGCTCCACCGCCGTCGGCGCGTTCGCGGTCCAGGACGCGGACGACGGCACCGCCGACAACCGCTGGCGCATCGTGCCGAACTAG
- a CDS encoding restriction endonuclease, with translation MPDTPQRTVPPRPTQISSWQQAELNAARWMRHWGYGDATASPGGPDSGIDVRAGRALGQVKYQAAQVGRPELQRFVGARPYGSTAQLIFFTGSDYTTTAVAYAREWDIALFTYRLDGTMTPVNDAARRIHRATPSPAPATVHRPETAGAPTFWRRNWGVVVGVSLLMAPLGSIGDERTYTGPLALDIVKFIGILLGCWSVGALLLAARFGVRLSLRTRPFRAAFVPRPRTDPAPGAVGARVPRPARDRVAATTGASREEQVAEAARLLRSGSKPHHVDRILKDGGVGFLDRGHILNEAKKRNRRS, from the coding sequence GTGCCCGACACACCGCAAAGGACGGTGCCGCCGCGGCCGACGCAGATCTCGTCGTGGCAGCAGGCCGAGCTCAACGCGGCCCGCTGGATGCGGCACTGGGGGTATGGCGATGCCACCGCCAGCCCTGGGGGCCCGGACTCGGGTATCGATGTCCGGGCCGGGCGCGCCCTCGGACAGGTCAAGTACCAGGCCGCCCAGGTCGGGCGTCCGGAGCTGCAACGCTTCGTCGGTGCGCGCCCCTACGGGTCGACCGCGCAGTTGATCTTCTTCACCGGCAGCGACTACACGACCACCGCCGTGGCCTACGCCAGGGAGTGGGACATCGCGCTGTTCACGTACCGTCTGGACGGCACGATGACGCCGGTCAACGACGCCGCTCGTCGTATCCACCGAGCCACCCCGTCTCCCGCGCCCGCCACGGTCCACCGCCCCGAAACGGCCGGGGCGCCCACCTTCTGGCGGCGGAACTGGGGTGTGGTCGTGGGCGTTTCCCTGCTCATGGCCCCGCTGGGGTCGATCGGGGACGAGCGCACCTACACCGGGCCGCTCGCCCTGGACATCGTGAAGTTCATCGGCATCCTTCTCGGATGCTGGTCGGTCGGCGCGCTCCTGCTGGCCGCGCGGTTCGGGGTCCGGCTCTCCCTTCGGACCAGGCCCTTCCGGGCGGCCTTCGTACCCCGGCCGCGAACGGACCCGGCACCCGGCGCGGTGGGGGCGCGTGTGCCGCGCCCCGCGCGCGACCGGGTCGCGGCAACCACCGGGGCCTCGCGGGAGGAGCAGGTCGCCGAGGCCGCGCGGCTGCTGCGCTCCGGCAGCAAGCCGCACCACGTCGACCGGATCCTCAAGGACGGCGGTGTCGGCTTCCTGGACCGAGGCCACATCCTCAACGAAGCAAAGAAGCGCAACAGGCGTTCCTGA
- a CDS encoding MerR family transcriptional regulator codes for MRIGELARRAGVSTRALRYYEEQGLLTSERTASGQRIYAEAAVERVCLIQQLFTAGLPSRTIVRLMPCIEAGHATPESFELLEAERNRITAAMTDLAAARDALDRMIDIANHPTPEHCPSLREPAWAPYDAAGPDAITPDEAAAVTV; via the coding sequence ATGCGGATCGGTGAGCTCGCACGTCGGGCCGGAGTCAGCACCAGAGCACTGCGGTACTACGAGGAGCAGGGGCTGCTGACCTCCGAACGCACCGCCAGCGGTCAGCGCATCTACGCCGAGGCGGCTGTTGAGCGGGTCTGCCTGATCCAACAGTTGTTCACCGCCGGCCTGCCCAGCCGGACCATAGTGCGCCTGATGCCCTGCATCGAGGCCGGGCACGCCACACCCGAGTCCTTCGAACTACTGGAAGCCGAACGCAACCGCATCACCGCCGCCATGACCGACCTCGCCGCCGCCCGTGACGCGCTGGACCGCATGATCGACATCGCGAACCACCCGACCCCCGAACACTGCCCCTCCCTCCGGGAACCCGCCTGGGCGCCGTACGACGCGGCGGGCCCGGACGCGATCACCCCGGACGAGGCCGCCGCCGTCACCGTCTGA
- a CDS encoding SDR family oxidoreductase, producing the protein MNVTDQIALVTGANRGIGRHFVLELLERGASKVYATARRPETLDFDDSRVVPLRLDLLDHQSVVEAAATARDVSLLVNNAGITTGAGLVTGELAEIRREMDTHFWGTLDVIREFSPILAAHGGGSVVNVLSALSWFAVPGSGAYSAAKAAEWNMTNGIRLELAAQGTLVQGVLLGAADTDMAAGYDGPKVDPREVTRRSLDGLAAGSIEVVVDDWTAMVKSALAGDPAVFYAQVAELLAGALSR; encoded by the coding sequence ATGAACGTCACCGACCAGATCGCCCTCGTCACCGGAGCCAACCGCGGCATCGGCCGTCACTTCGTCCTCGAACTGCTCGAACGGGGGGCGAGCAAGGTGTACGCGACCGCGCGTCGCCCCGAGACGCTCGACTTCGACGATTCCCGGGTGGTGCCGTTGCGGCTCGACCTGCTCGATCACCAGTCCGTCGTCGAGGCGGCGGCCACCGCGAGGGACGTCAGCCTGCTCGTCAACAACGCCGGCATCACGACCGGCGCCGGCCTCGTCACGGGCGAACTCGCCGAGATCCGTCGTGAGATGGACACGCACTTCTGGGGCACGCTGGACGTGATCCGGGAGTTCAGCCCGATCCTCGCCGCCCATGGGGGCGGTTCCGTCGTGAACGTGCTCTCCGCTCTGTCGTGGTTCGCCGTCCCGGGCTCGGGAGCGTACTCCGCCGCCAAGGCCGCGGAGTGGAACATGACCAACGGCATACGTCTCGAACTCGCGGCTCAGGGCACGCTCGTCCAAGGCGTCCTCCTCGGCGCCGCGGACACGGACATGGCGGCCGGGTACGACGGACCCAAGGTCGATCCGCGCGAGGTGACGCGCCGCTCGCTCGACGGCCTGGCCGCCGGGTCGATCGAGGTCGTCGTCGACGACTGGACGGCGATGGTGAAGTCCGCACTCGCCGGCGACCCGGCGGTGTTCTACGCACAGGTCGCCGAACTGCTCGCGGGTGCTCTGTCCCGGTAG